One Panicum virgatum strain AP13 chromosome 9K, P.virgatum_v5, whole genome shotgun sequence genomic region harbors:
- the LOC120651497 gene encoding protein ENHANCED DISEASE RESISTANCE 2-like, whose translation MSSSSSAVYEGWMVRYGRRKIGRSFVHTRYFVLEPRMLSYYKRKPQHKADKVGGKLPIKSLPIDGNCRVEDRGLKMHHGHMLYVLCVYNKREKHNRITMAAFNIQEALIWKEKIEMVIDQQQGAAQSDGNRAISSSQQKASLENGRKSSSSDHESQYSNEEEEEEEENQRSLLRRTTIGNGPPESLYDWTRENDFGISNQASPDQVFSRGHWRLVRCQNSLRIFEELQDVDYLARSCSRAMKAVGVVEASCEAIFQLVMSMDTTRFEWDCSFQYGSLVEEVDGHTAILYHRLQLDWFPMVVWPRDLCYVRYWRRNDDGSYVVLFQSREHPNCGPQPGFVRAHIESGGFNISPLKSRNGRIRTQVQHLMQIDLKGWGVGYVPSFQQHCLLHMLNSVAGLREWFSQSDESQVLPRIPVMVNMTPSASSKKGRKAQENTMQTSLPMDPSRHSTILEEESDEDDEFLIPESEQEPSTREDAEDAKQPGRDEEDSDHIDLSGFSGNLRRDDRDNSRDCWRISDGNNFRVRSKNFVYDKSKVPAGKPLMELVAVDWFKDTKRMDHVARRKGCAVQVAAEKGLFTLAINLQVPGTTNYSMVFYFVTKKLVPNSLLQRFVDGDDEFRNSRFKLIPSVPKGSWIVRQSVGSTPCLLGKAVDITYIRGVNYLEIDVDIGSSTVANGVLGLVCGVITTLVVDMAFLVQGNTYEELPERLIGAVRMSHIELSSAVVPVLED comes from the exons atgtcgtcgtcctcgtcggcggtgtACGAGGGGTGGATGGTCCGTTACGGCCGGCGCAAGATCGGCCGGTCCTTCGTCCACACCCGCTACTTCGTGCTGGAGCCGCGGATGCTGTCCTACTACAAGCGCAAGCCGCAGCACAAGGCGGACAAGGTCGGGGGGAAGCTGCCCATCAAGTCCCTCCCCATCGACGGCAACTGCAGGGTCGAGGACAGGGGGCTCAAGATGCACCACGGACAC ATGCTTTATGTCTTGTGCGTCTACAACAAAAGGGAGAAGCACAACCGCATCACG ATGGCGGCGTTCAACATACAGGAGGCTCTAATTTGGAAGGAGAAAATCGAGATGGTCATTGATCAG CAACAAGGAGCAGCACAAAGTGATGGCAACAGGGCTATTAGCTCATCgcagcaaaaggctagcttagAAAATGGAAGGAAATCTTCTTCCTCTGACCACGAAAGTCA GTACAGtaatgaagaagaggaagaagaggaggaaaatCAGCGATCATTGCTAAGGAGAACAACAATTGGCAATG GTCCTCCAGAATCATTGTATGATTGGACTCGTGAAAACGATTTCGGAATATCAAATCAGGCAAGCCCTGACCAAGTTTTCTCTAGAGGACACTGGCGCCTTGTCAGATGCCAGAATA GCCTCCGCATTTTTGAGGAGCTCCAAGATGTTGATTACCTT GCAAGAAGCTGTAGCAGAGCAATGAAGGCTGTTGGTGTGGTTGAAGCCTCCTGCGAGGCTATATTTCAGCTTGTCATGAGCATGGATACTACACGTTTTGA GTGGGACTGCAGCTTCCAGTATGGTAGTTTAGTGGAGGAGGTCGATGGCCACACTGCAATACTATATCATAGGCTACAACTGGATTGGTTCCCAAT GGTTGTTTGGCCTCGTGATCTTTGTTATGTGCGCTATTGGCGGCGTAATGATGATGGAAGCTATG TTGTTCTGTTTCAATCCAGAGAGCACCCAAACTGTGGCCCACAACCAGGATTTGTGAGGGCACATATTGAGA gTGGTGGCTTCAACATTTCTCCACTGAAATCCCGTAACGGAAGAATCCGAACACAAGTGCAGCATCTTATGCAGATAGATTTGAAGGGTTGGGGGGTTGGTTATGTACCTTCGTTTCAGCAGCATTGCCTCCTCCATATGCTGAATAGTGTTGCTG GGCTCAGGGAATGGTTTTCACAAAGTGATGAGAGTCAAGTGCTTCCTAGGATTCCTGTTATGGTCAACATGACTCCATCTGCTTCTTCTAAGAAAGGAAGAAAAGCACAAGAGAATACTATGCAAACCAGCCTACCAATGGATCCAAGCAGACATTCTACAATCCTTGAGGAGGAGTCTGATGAGGATGACGAATTTCTGATACCTGAATCTGAACAAGAG CCATCTACCCGTGAGGATGCTGAAGATGCTAAACAGCCAG GGCGGGATGAGGAGGATTCAGATCATATTGATTTATCTGGGTTTTCTGGGAATTTACGTCGAGATGACCGTGATAACAGTCGTGACTGCTGGAGAATCTCCGATGGGAATAACTTCAGAGTTCGAAGCAAGAATTTTGTATATGATAAAAGCAAG GTTCCTGCAGGAAAGCCTCTTATGGAACTTGTTGCTGTTGACTGGTTCAAAGATACAAAGCGAATGGACCATGTTGCTAGAAGAAAAGGCTGTGCTGTTCAA GTGGCGGCCGAGAAGGGGCTATTTACATTGGCTATAAATCTACAA GTCCCTGGGACAACAAACTACAGTATGGTTTTCTACTTTGTTACAAAGAAATTGGTACCGAATTCCTTATTGCAACGATTTGTTGATGGCGATGATGAATTTCGGAATAGTAGGTTCAAGCTGATACCATCAGTACCTAAG GGCTCATGGATTGTCCGCCAAAGTGTTGGCAGCACACCTTGTCTATTAGGCAAGGCAGTTGACATTACCTACATCCGCGGAGTAAATTACTTAGAA ATAGATGTGGACATTGGCTCATCTACAGTGGCGAATGGAGTCTTGGGTCTTGTGTGTGGTGTGATAACAACGCTAGTTGTTGACATGGCATTCCTTGTCCAG GGTAATACATACGAGGAGCTCCCAGAACGGCTGATTGGTGCAGTTCGCATGTCGCATATTGAATTGTCATCAGCAGTAGTTCCGGTGCTCGAGGATTGA